The proteins below are encoded in one region of Sphingobacterium sp. R2:
- a CDS encoding FecR family protein — protein MEKYTSYGTQDFLDDLDFVRFVKQPERDDVFNWKAWRAGNPKNAASYDDALAYLHALYGITRIRPDQEFADELFEDIERGIAGNRKKRRGQIVRLWAAATGAAAVAIFITLSWYYRSMIVIATRSGEFQTVLLPDSSTVQLNANSSIAYRRAWNWLSKREVFTTGEVLLEVKHLNKDTSAIREDERFTAYTGDVAVEVLGTKFNLKNRDNKITVTLLEGRIALRNSKHLGETKILAPGDIVEAGIEGFRHLSTGKKAAQQAVGWTQKTLIGENLTVADLTNELRYVYGKEIIINDPTLLNRKIDGRISLGSQESIIYSIANILQANIRMEKDTIYLDPKEEKQK, from the coding sequence ATGGAGAAATATACGAGTTACGGTACACAAGATTTTTTGGATGACCTGGATTTTGTCCGATTTGTCAAACAGCCGGAACGTGATGATGTTTTCAATTGGAAGGCATGGCGTGCTGGAAACCCCAAAAATGCGGCTTCCTACGATGACGCGCTTGCTTATCTGCATGCCTTGTATGGCATTACCCGGATTAGGCCGGATCAGGAATTTGCGGATGAACTTTTTGAGGATATTGAACGAGGTATAGCTGGAAATAGAAAGAAGAGAAGGGGTCAGATTGTTCGTTTGTGGGCAGCAGCCACTGGAGCAGCAGCGGTAGCAATTTTTATAACTTTATCGTGGTATTACCGCTCGATGATCGTTATCGCAACCAGAAGCGGTGAATTTCAGACTGTGCTATTGCCCGATAGCAGTACAGTACAGCTCAATGCCAATTCTTCCATTGCATACCGCCGCGCCTGGAACTGGTTGTCCAAGCGTGAAGTATTTACTACCGGAGAGGTACTACTCGAAGTCAAGCATCTTAACAAGGATACGTCAGCTATTCGGGAAGACGAACGGTTTACGGCCTATACCGGCGATGTTGCTGTGGAGGTACTCGGAACAAAGTTTAACCTAAAAAATAGGGATAACAAAATAACTGTAACACTATTGGAAGGACGTATTGCACTGCGTAATAGCAAACATCTTGGTGAAACCAAGATCCTTGCACCCGGCGATATCGTTGAGGCAGGTATCGAAGGCTTTCGTCATTTGAGCACAGGCAAAAAAGCGGCCCAGCAGGCGGTGGGATGGACCCAGAAAACGCTGATAGGCGAAAACTTAACAGTCGCTGATTTAACGAATGAATTGCGCTATGTGTATGGAAAAGAAATTATTATAAACGATCCCACACTTTTGAATCGAAAAATCGACGGTCGTATATCGCTAGGTTCGCAGGAAAGTATCATCTATTCGATCGCGAATATTTTACAGGCGAATATCCGAATGGAAAAAGATACCATCTACCTCGATCCAAAAGAAGAAAAACAAAAATAA